CCGTTGTTGGTCGGGGGTTGGGCGATTTCGGCAGGGACGATTGGTTTGGCGCTGGTGCGCAATTTGGTGATTTTGGAGAGCGGACGCATCCAGCAAATTTGGGCTGTGGTTGCTTTGTTGCTGATTGCGGCGCTGTACGCTGGGGCGGCGTATTTATTCCGCCAAAGGCGCTTTGTGTGGCTGGCGGCGCTGCTGGTCTTCGCCCCGTGGACGATTTTGACTCATCTGGGCTGGTTTACGCCATACCGCCTGCGCGTGGCCGGTTTCGCGGTCAGTTGGCTGGCGCTGGCATGGCTGCTTTATGGCGTCAGCCGGATGGTGCAACGCGCAGCAGGGCGAGCTTTTGCTTTGCCAATTAAAGTCATCACCCATCTATTGGTGAGTTTTGCGCTCTTGTGGGCCAGTACCGATGCGGAAGCCAGCCGTTATACCTTTGGGTTGGCGCTGGGTCTGTATGTGCTGGCCGCCTGGGTGCAGCATCGTGAAACCCAGCGGCTAGCTGGAGAAATTTCTTCTTTTGGAGCTTTACGGGCGAGCAAATATCTTTACCCGGCGGCTGGGCTGTTCCCAATTTGGAGTATGTATCTATTGGGTTGGCTGCCCGGCGCACAGGTGGAGCATTACGGCTTGCTGCTGTTGATGCTGACTCCACTGGGCTTGTTAGCGGGCCGGTGGCTCAGGAAAGCCGCGCCGCGCCCTGAACTCCGTCTGGCATATGCCTTGCCCGCGTATCTGATGGCCTATTCTGCGCTATTTGTGGGCACCCTGCTGATTTTGATTGCCGAGCAGCCCGCCCTGCTGGCAATGGCGCTGCTTTATGATGCCTTGCTGATGTTGATTTCGACCCTGCTCTTTCGGCATCCGGCCTGGCTGGTTCCAGCCCTGGGGTTGGCTCCGTTGGCGTTGGTGCTGGCATTGGATGTGGCCGGAGTTCCTGCAAATCGACAGGGCTGGTGGCTGATTGGGCTTGGCGCGGCTTTTCTGTTGGAGGCCTGGTTGTTGCGCCGGGTAGACTTGCGCCGCTACAGCATCGCTCCGCTTTTGGGGGCGCTGGCGCTGGCGGCGTTGGGCTTGTTGCCTTCCAGCCAGGATCAAATTGGCGCACTATGGGGATATAGTGGCGCAGCCCTGATTTATACAGTTGCCGCGTTTTGGCTGAGGCGTTCCATTTTGCTGACGCCCGCCGCGGCCTTCGTGATAGTGCCATACGTGATCGCCATACAACGCTCAGGTTTGACCGACGATTATTTTGGGTTGGCCCTGCTTCCCGGGGCATTGCTGGCAATTGTGCTGGGCTGGCTGCTGGAGCGCCGGTACGGTGTCTGGGACGATTTTCCCTGGTCGAAGTTGCCGGAATGGCCGGGAGCTTTGCTGAAGCGTTGGTGGGGCTGGTGGGGCTTGCCACTCTATGCGCTGGGATTTGGTCTGGCTTCGTTTAGTCCCTTTTTTACCAATGAGCGTTCAGATGTGGCTGCGCTGAATCTGGTATTGCTGGCGGGGTTTTACGCCTGGGGGATTTATCGCTTTCGGTTACGGAGTTGGTTGGTCATTACTATTCTGGCCGTTCATCTGGCCGCGGTAGCGGGTCTGGACGCGCTGGGCTGGTGGAATTATCCCGATTGGGCCTGGCTGTTGTTTACTCCCGTGCCGGTCGTCATGGCTGGCCTGGGATTGTGGCTCGAACGCCGTCTGGCGGAGGGCACGCCTTTTGCAGTGACGCGATTCTTGCGCGGATGGTCGCGTCCCCTGTATTTAGTTGTGATGTTGGATTTCATCATTGCCCAGGCTTCCACCTCGTGGGAAACACCAGCCAGCGCATGGGTGACTGTCATCCATGCCGTGCTAATGTTGCTGCTGGCTTCAGCTTGGCTGGCTCCGGCATTTTTGTATCTCAGCGCCGGGCTGGGCGCACTAGCATTATTCCAGTGGGTTGAGCTTCTTGGCGCCCCTGCTGAAGCCCTGTCCGTATATTTTTCTTATCTGGCATTGGGTTACGGGCTGGTTGGCTACGGCGTGCAGTTGTATCAGAATGCCCGCAATCTTCCTGTTTGGCTGGCAAGCTGGGCGCGCCCTTTGCAGCGTTCTGGTTTATCGCTTTCGTTTGGGGTGTTGTTCTTTACAATTGTCCTCGGCTTTGACCTGGCAACCTGGACCGCGCGTGCCATCTTCGGTATGCCTTTCCGTGAGATTGTGGCTATCTCTACCGTGCAGATGACGGTGAGCGTATTCTCACTGCTGGGGCTGCTCTATCTTAGTGATGCGCTGGTGTATCGCCGCATCCGTCAGAGTTACGTCGCCGTAGGGATGCTGTTGGTAGGGTGGTTGCTATTTGCCTTCTTTACCCAGGCCTGGGATGGGCTGCGGCAGGTACAATGGTATGCTATTCCCACTGGGCTGTATCTGCTGGGGGTTTCTGCGCTGGAATGGTTTACCGGCAGCAAACGTCTGGCACGCGGCCTGGATTATGCCGCCCTGTTTTTGATGCTTGGCTCGTTGTTTTGGCAGACTCTGGTTTTGGGCTGGCAATTTGCCTTATTATTAGGCGCAGCTGGCCTGGGAATTTTCCTAATGGGCAGCGCCCGCCGTTTGCGGCGCTTCTTTTACGCCGGAATTCTGGCCGTGGTGTTGGCGACGCTGGGGCAACTGATCAATGCTCTGCAGGCCGTAAATCAATGGGTTTCCTTTGGGATCATCGGCTTATTGCTGGTCGGCGCGGCGATCCTTGTGGAGCGCAACCTCGATGACATCAAAGAATGGCAAGAATCGATCGAAGACTGGGAATAGGCCACCGATGAAATTGACTAAATCTCTTCGTGTTTTTGTGGTGCGACGAATAAATATTTGGATTGCAGGGGGATTAATTGCGGCGAATCTATTCACCTGGACGAATTTGCTGCTACAGGCCCCGGAACCGCATATTGTAGACGCCGTACGCGATCCGGAAGTGGTTGCCCTGTTGGACTATATCCACTCCGGGGAGCATTCTGGCGAAAACTGGCAAGTCACCCTCACCGAGCTAGAAGCCGAACAGACCATCACCTGGTATTTGCGGCAATATCCCCAAATTCCTTTTGCGCATCCTAAGATCGAAATTACGCCCGATTATATCTCCGGGGAAGGGGATATCACACTCTCCGGGTTGCGCATCCATGTTGGCGGCAAGGCGCGCATCGCCCTCGTGGATGGCTTGCCCGTGGTGGAAATCATCGATTTAAGTTTGCCGCTCCCTCAATCATTGCGCATAGCCATTGAACGTGAAATCCAGACCCAACTACAGCGCGCAGAACTATTGCCCGTGCGATTCGCGTCCGCCGAGTGGGGGGATGGCGTTGTCGTTGTGCGCGGGGTGATACGGTAGCAGTACTAAGGCATTCGTCAGCTAGTAAATCAGAATGAATATGAAGAAATCAAAATATTGGCGCAATTTGCTTGGGTTTAGCGTGGGCATGTTGGCGCTCGGTGTTTTTTACATAATTTTGCGAATTAGCTTTGATGGCGCGCAAAACTATGCTCATCCGGCGCGTTCCCAGCAGGCGCCAGAAGATAACCCCGCGCAGCATGGTGTAGCCTATCAGAATATCGAATTATTCACTTCCGACGGAATATGGCTTAGCGCCTGGTATACGTCGCCTGAGAACGGCGCGCTAATCTTGGTGGCGCATGGTTATGGCGTTTCCCGCTCGGCGGAAATCCATGCCCTTTTTGCCCGCAATGGTTACGGTGTTCTCTCATGGGATGCGCGCGCTCACGGTGAAAGTGGAGGCGATCTATGTACATGGGGTGTTGATGAAGTGCAGGATGTGGTTGCGGCGCTGGCCTTTGCTCTCAAACAGACCGAAGTTGAGCACGTGGGTGCGTATGGTCAATCGATGGGGGCGGTTGTGCTTATCCTGGCTGCGGCAGAATTTCCCCAAATTGAAGCCCTGATTGCCGATAGTGCCTTCCCGGCCATCGAAGAGATGCTGGAACGGCTTGTGTATGTGCCGGTGCTGCGCCCGTTTGTGCGCTTCTTCGCTCAATTGGAGACTGGCCTGGCCGCGGATGAACTTCGTCCTCTGGATGTGGTAGGGACGATCAGCCCGCGCCCGGTGTTGTTCATTCAGGGTGAAGCGGATGCTACCATCCCGGCAGATTCTGTTGTCCGGCTCTACATGGCCTCGGGCGAACCGCGCGCTTTATGGACAGAGCCAGGGGTAGGCCATGTTGGCATGTACGATGCATTCCCTTATGAATTCGAGCGTAGGGTGATTGCCTTCTTTGATCAATATCTCTTGGGGAGAAAATAGTTCGTTCAAGCCTAGTGCAAAATAAAAACGCAGATACACAATTTGGTGAATTCATTTGTGCATCTACGTTTTTTATAAAAATTAACGACAGCACTAAATATGGATAGCGTGCCCTTCGATGCCGTGCGCTGCTTCCATGAGTGTTTCACTCAGCGTAGGATGGGCGTGTACATTGCGGGCAATTTCTGCCGCGGTGAGTTCCATCATTTGTGCGATAGTCAACTCGGGGAGCAATTCTGTGACTTCTGGGCCAATCATGTGCGCGCCCAAAATTTCGCCGTATTTGGCATCGCTGATGATCTTAACCCAGCCCGTGGATTCGTTCAGCCCCAGGGCTTTGCCATTGGCCTGGAAGGGAAAACGCCCGACCTTTATCTCGTGGCCGCGCTCAATCGCCTGCGCTTCAGTGATCCCAAAGGAAGCTACCTGTGGATGGCAGTAGGTGGCCCGCGGCATCATTTCGTAATCCAGGGTGTGCGTTTCCAAACCGGCGATCTGCTCGGCGCAGATCATGCCCTGAGCTGAGCCAACATGTGCCAGCATCAACTTTGCAGTTACATCACCAATCGCCCAGATGCCGGATACGTTGGTCGCCATACGTTCGTCAATCTCAATCGCGCCATGCTCGCTGATCTTCACGCCAACATCTTCCAGGCCGATGCCCTGGGTGTTGGGTTTGAAACCGATGGCCATTAGCGCCTGCTCGGCTTCAATGACCTGCTCGCCCGCCTCGCTGCTGACGGTTACTTTTACGCCCTTTTCTGTCGTCTCAATTTTCTCGACTTTTGTGCTGACCAATGTGTTGATCTTCTCTTTCTTGAAGGCTTTTGCCAACTCTATGCTGACCTCTTCATCCTCCGATGGAACGATGCGCGGCAGCATCTCGACGATGGTCACATCTACGCCATAAGCATTCCACACCGTGGCAAATTCCACACCAATCGCGCCAGACCCGACAATCACCACCGAGGCGGGCAGCTTTTCTTGTAAAATAGCCTCACGATAGGTAACCACTTTCTCGCCATCGACTTCCACGCCGGGGATGATAAAGGGGCTTGCGCCGGTTGCAACGATGACATTTTTGGTTTTGAGGTCCTGGGCGTTGCCATCGTCGTTTGTAACGCTGACGGTGTTCGTTGCGGTGAGTTTGGCTGTGCCCATGTGGACGTCAACATTATTCTTCTTCATCAGGAAGCCCACGCCCTTGGTCAGGCGCCCCGATACCTGGCGGCTGCGCTTGACAGCTTTGGGGAAATCCAGTTCCAGATTGTCAAAAGAGAAACCAAAAGTACGCCCCCCGGTACGCAGTAGTTGCGCCACCTCGGCGTTTTTCAATAGCGACTTTGACGGGATACAACCTATATTCAGGCATACGCCGCCCAGCCATTCTTTTTCAACGATGGCAGTTTTTAACCCCAGTTGTGAAGCGCGGATGGCGGCTACATAACCTCCCGGCCCCGCGCCGATTACGATAACATCATAATTTTCGGTCATTGATTATTCTCCGTTATGGTTTCCGTCAATAATTTTCCAGCGATTCTACCACCTTCGCCAGAAAATGATCGGCGCTGGCTCCATCCAGGATGCGGTGATCGAAGGTCAGGGTCAGGTAGGCCATCGGGCGAATGGCAATCGTATCATCGCCAAATTCATCCGTTAGCACCACCACGCGCTTCTGGAGCTTGCCCACGCCCAAGATTGCACATTGTGGCTGGTTGATGAC
This DNA window, taken from Chloroflexota bacterium, encodes the following:
- a CDS encoding alpha/beta hydrolase — translated: MKKSKYWRNLLGFSVGMLALGVFYIILRISFDGAQNYAHPARSQQAPEDNPAQHGVAYQNIELFTSDGIWLSAWYTSPENGALILVAHGYGVSRSAEIHALFARNGYGVLSWDARAHGESGGDLCTWGVDEVQDVVAALAFALKQTEVEHVGAYGQSMGAVVLILAAAEFPQIEALIADSAFPAIEEMLERLVYVPVLRPFVRFFAQLETGLAADELRPLDVVGTISPRPVLFIQGEADATIPADSVVRLYMASGEPRALWTEPGVGHVGMYDAFPYEFERRVIAFFDQYLLGRK
- the lpdA gene encoding dihydrolipoyl dehydrogenase; protein product: MTENYDVIVIGAGPGGYVAAIRASQLGLKTAIVEKEWLGGVCLNIGCIPSKSLLKNAEVAQLLRTGGRTFGFSFDNLELDFPKAVKRSRQVSGRLTKGVGFLMKKNNVDVHMGTAKLTATNTVSVTNDDGNAQDLKTKNVIVATGASPFIIPGVEVDGEKVVTYREAILQEKLPASVVIVGSGAIGVEFATVWNAYGVDVTIVEMLPRIVPSEDEEVSIELAKAFKKEKINTLVSTKVEKIETTEKGVKVTVSSEAGEQVIEAEQALMAIGFKPNTQGIGLEDVGVKISEHGAIEIDERMATNVSGIWAIGDVTAKLMLAHVGSAQGMICAEQIAGLETHTLDYEMMPRATYCHPQVASFGITEAQAIERGHEIKVGRFPFQANGKALGLNESTGWVKIISDAKYGEILGAHMIGPEVTELLPELTIAQMMELTAAEIARNVHAHPTLSETLMEAAHGIEGHAIHI